A portion of the Amyelois transitella isolate CPQ chromosome 2, ilAmyTran1.1, whole genome shotgun sequence genome contains these proteins:
- the LOC106143104 gene encoding coiled-coil domain-containing protein 25 → MVFYFTSSVVSPPVTLFMGADKHENEDLIKWGWPEDVWFHVDKVSSAHVYLRLTPGQTIDDIPNSVLDDACQLVKANSILGNKMNDIDIVYTMWANLKKTAGMEVGQVAFHKDKDVRKVRVAKRNNDIVNRLNKTKKEAFPDLRQERESRDREEREDKKKLIREKKEKEKEEEKKKKEEAELRSYTTLMRKENMTTNYDGNDSDDFM, encoded by the exons ATGGTATTCTATTTCACAAGCAGTGTGGTATCTCCGCCAGTAACATTATTTATGGGTGCTGATAAACATGAGA ATGAAGATCTGATAAAATGGGGATGGCCGGAAGATGTTTGGTTCCACGTGGATAAAGTTTCGTCAGCTCATGTTTATCTACGTCTTACACCT GGCCAGACAATAGATGATATTCCCAATTCAGTTCTGGATGACGCTTGCCAACTAGTCAAAGCTAATTCAATACTTGGGAATAAAATGAATGATATAGACATTGTGTACACCATGTgggcaaatttaaaaaagactgCTGGAATGGAG gTGGGTCAAGTTGCTTTTCATAAAGACAAAGATGTCAGAAAAGTGAGAGTAgctaaaagaaataatgacatAGTgaatagattaaataaaactaaaaaggaAGCTTTCCCTGATTTGAGGCAAGAGAGAGAATCGAGGGACAGGGAAGAAAGAGAAGACAAAAAGAAACTTATTAGAGAGAAGAAAGAAAAGGAAAAAGAAGaggagaagaaaaagaaggaaGAAGCAGAATTAAGAAGTTACACAACATTGATGCGAAAGGAAAATATGACCACAAATTATGATGGAAATGACTCAGACGATTTTATGTAG
- the LOC106143001 gene encoding polycomb group protein Psc, with protein sequence MVTSNKLPDKKVVKMSDQKNNVVVPQRTLLGEVNEHITCPLCRGYYIDATTIVECLHSFCRSCIIKHLQIKSYCPVCEMMINSAKPNIKLDKALQDIVYKLVPGLFQREMERRQQFYSSRPGPAASATPEQRGEDTERIIFSPEDVISFSLEFADATDADSISSKSSDSNEPQNVSAITRRYLQCPAVVNISHLKKFLSMKFDIDSTQFAIDILYKRVPLPDYYTLMDIAYIYNWKRNEPMRFFYQIIDYVAIRNRLFDINRKETHFGERKLSPTSTEDTNMSSPAPNLQDHSSEASSGTDSPMPDDNNLKQVSDFSKKDTDKYQQQTDTLEKNSTAMAKKNDDDEEKSQFLNSFELTAKNSANLKSPVKQNSNDDSSSSNVVLPSNCHSPKVEESFKRKIQTPPNSPEIKKLKLEIEKSRIPTSSSMPPNLSNQSSNKSTDTSMKPKNESVPKNSGTLQTTGPLHQVSTKEEKKDNMRESFSSNKQSTDTSNMKRVAPGPNNVSSPKRKPIETALMTPPLQAPKTVSPLKIQVPRSEGQQISKKVADVPTIKKMPDLKPSNMGQSYSSKPKVRMDLLANNSDIDRSKIIPQVKSPMGPSGAVPGSGDPLKSLFDSCKINIPSSLSITLTDQKLEARNTNEVVPIDPKKNVLNKNFVRAVSPSAHKVPSPPVHNYIQILKLPDGDPKKVTKPEGSSDLKVNPNKTETNQSKPGKTSEVSAKGPIPNLKPIADAKLSKQGGNFSSPITFQQTFEQQLQSLQTDKKAKPPKNKPQLPKLVPATPKALSAANKSTNSNNKPNPGGVAGVESKTGSALDLSTTHNIPSTLSQQPFDKAFETMQSIANLAKKQNLQSKGLPLPQSNVFSPISNRPINPSASPLRIPSATNLNQIKSDKALTSSLINNTPTRQDVTSKNNAMKSINNVNSSVASPGYGGSSHSSPSTQPSPRQTRSPSSSPKLVIAEEKQVTNSLPDQQTVSQSNQVLNTQMPIINIPKNESPKASPGPSKSGLKPVKPLTPVGKIPSVKLPQTPNMKQSSMLNNSEYHALLRRQFEMNWLKVQRQYDMYKNTLTPPSQGDFNKDKHAELGTWIYQQTMSTVQSSIPFKLRKKVNIASKKANIENEDIINKGLTSRRQLKRNIQPDQQLQGDCDTDLCSPAKIQRGNKFAQSEDSEVINTNLGSSDECTRPLTSREKEIGWLENFLDEHLEKEESASLYISGQPGTGKTASLTYILNLHKFRQAYKQVYVNCTMMKSATSIYSRICKELQLRTAASTEKACLRAIENYLQKNHKMILLVLDEIDQLDSKRQSVLYTIFEWPAMSESRIVLIGIANALDLTERTLPRLQARCSLRPHTLHFAPYSKDQIINIFTTVLAKEDKSKLFSPVALQMLAAKIAAVSGDMRRALDIGRRVIELAKRNKFSENKSVDCLMQDSTVTVELKQVLEVLNDVYGGSRKIETDMDEGLPMQQKLILCSLMLMLTKGKNKDVVMGKFYDVYKRVCVSRNIAALDISEAWGACSLLEARGAVRAAGGGAVRARRLRLRWHEAELAAALRDKPLLHDILHDVACLTA encoded by the exons ATGGTTACGTCTAATAAATTGCCTGATAAAAAGGTGGTGAAAATGTCTGatcaaaaaaacaatgtagtGGTTCCACAAAGAACGCTATTAGGTGAAGTCAATGAACATATAACATGCCCCCTGTGTCGCGGATATTACATCGACGCCACTACTATTGTGGAATGTTTGCACTCTTTTTGTCGCAGTTGTATCATTAAACATTTACAAATCAAGAGTTACTGCCCAGTTTGTGAAATGATGATCAATTCTGCCAAACCAAACATTAAATTGGATAAAGCTCTGCAGGatattgtatataaattaGTGCCTGGACTTTTCCAAAGAGAAATGGAAAGAAGACAACAATTTTATTCATCAAGACCTGGCCCAGCTGCATCAGCTACACCAGAGCAGAGAGGAGAAGACACTGAAAGAATTATATTTAGTCCGGAGGATGTTATATCATTTTCATTAGAATTTGCTGATGCCACTGATGCTGACAGTATTTCTAGCAAGTCCTCAGATAGCAATGAACCTCAAAATGTTTCAGCTATAACGAGGCGATATTTACAGTGCCCTGCAGTTGTTAATATTAGTCACTTGAAGAAATTCCTGAgtatgaaatttgatatagATAGTACTCAATTTGCCATtgatattttgtacaaaaggGTACCTTTGCCTGATTATTATACTTTAATGGATATTgcttacatttataattggaAACGTAATGAACcaatgagatttttttatcaaattattgaCTATGTTGCTATTCGTAACAGATTGTTTGACATAAATCGTAAAGAAACCCATTTTGGGGAAAGAAAATTAAGCCCAACATCTACTGAAGATACTAATATGAGCAGTCCAGCACCTAATTTGCAAGATCATAGTTCAGAAGCTTCATCTGGCACAGACAGCCCTATGCCAGatgataataacttaaaacaagTAAGTGATTTCTCAAAGAAAGACACAGACAAATATCAACAACAAACAGATACACTTGAAAAAAATAGTACAGCCATGGCAAagaaaaatgatgatgatgaagaaaaatctcaattccttaaTTCTTTTGAACTTACAGCAAAGAACAGTGCTAATCTGAAATCACCTGTGAAACAAAATTCTAATGATGATTCAAGTAGTAGTAATGTTGTTTTGCCATCAAACTGTCATTCACCTAAAGTGGAAGAATCTTTTAAGAGAAAAATTCAAACACCTCCAAATTcaccagaaataaaaaaattaaaattagaaattgaaaaatctAGAATACCTACATCTAGCAGTATGCCTCCGAATCTCTCAAATCAATCAAGCAATAAATCAACAGATACTTCAATGAAACCTAAAAATGAGAGTGTACCCAAGAACAGTGGAACTCTTCAAACTACAGGTCCTTTACATCAAGTTAGTACCAAAGAGGAGAAAAAAGATAACATGAGAGAATCCTTTTCAAGTAATAAACAATCAACTGATACATCtaacatgaagagagttgcCCCAGGACCTAACAATGTTTCTTCACCTAAACGCAAACCAATTGAAACAGCACTCATGACACCTCCATTACAAGCCCCTAAAACAGTATCTCCACTTAAAATTCAAGTACCTAGATCTGAGGGTcaacaaataagtaaaaagGTAGCTGATGTacctacaattaaaaaaatgccaGACCTTAAACCTAGCAATATGGGACAGTCTTACTCAAGCAAGCCTAAAGTAAGAATGGATTTGTTAGCAAACAATAGTGATATAGATAGAAGTAAAATAATTCCACAAGTCAAATCACCAATGGGACCATCAGGTGCTGTACCGGGTTCTGGTGATCCCTTGAAATCTCTTTTTGATTCttgcaaaataaacataccatCGTCCCTTTCAATTACTTTAACTGATCAAAAGTTGGAAGCCCGAAACACTAATGAGGTGGTacctattgaccctaaaaagaatgttttaaacaaaaattttgttagaGCTGTTAGTCCTTCGGCACACAAAGTTCCAAGTCCCCCAGttcataattatattcaaatattgaaattgCCTGATGGTGACCCAAAAAAAGTCACTAAACCTGAGGGAAGTTCAGACCTAAAAGTGAATCCTAATAAAACTGAAACGAACCAATCTAAACCTGGAAAAACATCAGAAGTATCTGCAAAGGGACCAATTCCAAATCTTAAACCCATTGCTGATGCCAAATTATCAAAACAAGGTGGTAATTTTTCATCACCTATCACTTTTCAGCAAACATTTGAACAGCAGCTACAATCTCTTCAAACAGATAAAAAAGCTAAGCCTCCAAAAAATAAGCCACAATTACCAAAATTAGTTCCTGCTACACCTAAGGCTCTTAGTGCAGCTAATAAATCAACCAATTCTAATAACAAGCCAAATCCAGGTGGAGTTGCAGGAGTGGAGTCAAAAACTGGTTCAGCTTTAGACTTGTCAACAACACATAACATACCTAGTACATTAAGTCAACAACCTTTTGATAAAGCATTTGAAACTATGCAGTCAATAGCAAATTTggctaaaaaacaaaatttgcaaTCAAAAGGTTTACCCTTGCCTCAAAGTAATGTGTTCTCCCCCATTTCTAATAGACCTATAAATCCAAGTGCAAGTCCATTAAGAATACCATCTGCCACaaacttaaatcaaattaaatctgACAAAGCCCTAACTTCTTCACTTATAAATAACACTCCTACAAGGCAGGATGTTACCAGTAAGAATAATGCAATGAAATccataaataatgttaattccTCTGTAGCTTCACCAGGTTATGGAGGTTCCTCTCATAGTTCGCCTAGCACGCAACCATCGCCTAGGCAAACTCGATCCCCTAGTTCTTCTCCGAAGTTGGTTATTGCTGAAGAGAAACAAGTAACAAATTCTTTACCTGATCAACAAACAGTATCCCAATCTAACCAAGTGTTAAACACTCAAATGCCAATAATCAATATTCCAAAAAATGAATCCCCTAAAGCTTCACCAGGACCGTCAAAATCAGGATTGAAACCTGTGAAACCCTTGACTCCTGTTGGCAAAATACCATCAGTCAAACTTCCTCAGACTCCAAATATGAAACAGAGTTCTATGTTGAATAATTCTGAATATCATGCATTACTAAGGCGCCAGTTTGAAATGAATTGGCTCAAAGTTCAAAGGCAGTATGACATGTACAAAAATACCTTGACACCTCCATCTCAAGGCGATttcaataaagataaaca TGCAGAGCTGGGAACATGGATATATCAACAAACT ATGTCTACAGTCCAAAGTTCAATTCCCTTCAAATTGCGAAAAAAAGTGAATATTGCAAGTAAAAAGGCCAATATAGAAAATGAAGATATTATCAACAAGGGATTAACAAGTAGAAGACAGTTAAAACGGAATATCCAGCCTGATCAACAGTTACAGGGTGATTGTGATACAG ATTTATGCTCTCCGGCTAAAATTCAAAGAGGAAACAAGTTTGCTCAATCAGAAGATAGTGAAGTTATCAATACCAATCTTGG TTCATCCGACGAGTGCACAAGGCCGTTGACAAGtagagaaaaagaaataggGTGGCTGGAAAACTTCTTAGATGAGCATTTAGAAAAAGAAGAGTCTGCCTCATTATACATATCTGGACAACCAGGGACTGGGAAGACCGCCAGTTTAACTTATATATTGAATTTACAtaag TTTCGCCAGGCTTACAAGCAGGTTTATGTGAACTGTACTATGATGAAGTCCGCGACCAGTATCTACAGTAGAATATGCAAAGAGCTACAGCTGCGGACCGCGGCCTCCACCGAAAAGGCTTGTCTACGAGCTATTGAAAactatttgcaaaaaaatcaCAAGATGAT CCTCTTAGTATTAGACGAAATTGATCAACTGGACAGCAAGCGGCAATCAGTTCTGTACACAATATTTGAATGGCCGGCGATGTCAGAGTCTCGCATCGTGTTGATCGGGATCGCCAATGCCCTTGACTTGACCGAGAGAACCCTCCCGAGACTCCAAGCCCGTTGTTCCCTGAGACCTCACACTCTTCACTTCGCGCCCTACTCGAAGgaccaaataataaatatcttcacGACTGTACTCGCGAAGGAAGACAAGTCTAAACTCTTTTCGCCTGTTGCTTTGCAGATGTTGGCAG cAAAAATTGCCGCCGTATCAGGTGACATGAGGCGCGCATTGGATATTGGAAGACGAGTGATAGAACTGGCCAAGCGGAATAAATTCTCAGAAAACAAATCGGTGGACTGTCTTATGCAAGATAGCACTGTTACAGTAGAATTAAAACAAGTGCTAGAGGTACTGAATGACGTGTATGGCGGCTCTAGGAAAATTGAAACCGACATGGATGAAGGATTACCGATGCAGCAGAAATTGATTCTGTGCAGTCTTATGTTAATgttgactaagggaaagaACAAAGACGTTGTGATGGGAAAATTTTATGATGTTTATAAAAG AGTGTGCGTGTCCCGTAACATAGCGGCGCTAGATATAAGCGAGGCGTGGGGCGCGTGCTCGCTGCTGGAGGCGCGCGGCGCCGTgcgcgcggcgggcggcggcgccgtgcgcgcgcgccgcctgCGCCTGCGCTGGCACGAGGCCGAGCTGGCGGCCGCGCTGCGGGACAAGCCGCTGCTGCACGACATACTCCACGACGTCGCCTGTCTTACGGcctaa
- the LOC106143103 gene encoding queuine tRNA-ribosyltransferase catalytic subunit, with amino-acid sequence MVGKSLALTFNIKAECNISRARVGLMKLPHYEVKTPVFMPVGTQGTMKGLLPDQLEQLDCEIILGNTYHLGNRPGTEVLQKVGGLHNFMGWNRALLTDSGGFQMVSLLKLAEITEEGVNFRSPYDNSQIMLSPEKSIEIQNCIGADIIMQLDDVIQTTYQDYDRIKEATERTSRWLDRCLKAHKRPTEQSIFPIVQGVLNPELREQSARQHLPKDVNGFAIGGLSGGEAKDDFWPMVSLCTGILDKKRPRYLMGVGLAIDLVVCVALGVDMFDCVFPTRTARFGCALVNKGQLNLKQKQYETDVNPIDKNCSCTTCQNYTRAYLHTIVTVETVACHLISVHNIAFQMNLMKTMREHITNGTFPQFVQSFVDELYIEKNYPNWVVNSLKSVGIDIVSC; translated from the exons ATGGTTGGCAAATCTCTTGCATTAACCTTTAACATCAAAGCAGAGTGTAATATTTCAAGAGCTCGAGTGGGTTTGATGAAATTACCTCATTATGAAGTTAAAACACCGGTGTTTATGCCTGTAGGAACAcag GGAACAATGAAGGGTTTATTACCAGATCAGTTAGAGCAGTTAGATTGCGAGATAATACTGGGCAACACATACCATTTGGGGAATAGACCTGGTACTGAGGTTCTGCAGAAAGTTGGTGGTCTACACAATTTCATGGGCTGGAATAGAGCTCTTTTGACAGATTCTGGTGGTTTCCAAATGGTATCATTGTTGAAATTGGCTGAGATAACAGAGGAAGGAGTCAATTTCAGATCACCATATGACAATTCACAAATCATGTTAAGTCCAGAAAAATCAATTGAAATACAGAACTGTATTG GAGCTGATATAATAATGCAACTGGATGATGTTATCCAAACTACATATCAAGATTATGATCGCATCAAAGAAGCCACTGAGAGGACTAGTCGCTGGCTTGACCGTTGTCTTAAAGCCCACAAAAGACCCACAGAGCAAAGTATATTTCCCATAGTTCAGGGAGTTCTTAACCCTGAGTTGAGAGAGCAAAGTGCTAGACAGCACTTACCAAAAGATGTAAATGGTTTTGCAATTGGAGGATTAAG TGGTGGTGAAGCTAAAGATGATTTCTGGCCCATGGTTAGTTTGTGCACAGGTATTCTTGATAAAAAGAGGCCACGGTATCTGATGGGTGTGGGACTGGCTATAGACCTGGTTGTATGTGTAGCACTTGGAGTTGACATGTTTGACTGTGTCTTTCCAACTAGAACTGCT agATTTGGATGCGCCTTGGTAAATAAAGGCcaacttaatttaaaacaaaaacagtatGAGACCGATGTGAACCCTATTGACAAGAATTGTTCATGTACCACGTGTCAAAACTATACAAGAGCCTATCTACACACTATTGTTACAGTAGAAACAGTGGCATGCCACCTTATTTCTGTGCATAACATTGCTTTTCAG atgAATCTGATGAAAACCATGAGGGAGCACATCACTAACGGAACATTTCCCCAATTTGTTCAGTCGTTTGTTGACGAACTGTACATAGAGAAGAATTATCCAAATTGGGTTGTAAATTCTTTGAAGTCAGTTGGAATAGATATTGTTAGTTGCTAA
- the LOC106143149 gene encoding uncharacterized protein LOC106143149 isoform X2, translating to MCWHSTNKQVSIYKVSCRHFGIIISRRVRHSTYRDARGVLHSYFFSWEHTPTRNLEVDWLDARNICRRHCMDAVSLETPQENEFIKQRIARGNVRYIWTSGRKCNFAGCDRPDLQPPNVNGWFWSGSGAKIGPTTQRNTGDWSYTGGFGQPQPDNREAAQGNDESCLSILNNFYNDGIKWHDVACHHVKPFVCEDSDELLNFVRSRNPNLRL from the exons ATGTGCTGGCACAGTACTAACAAACAAGTGTCTATTTACAAAGTTTCTTGTAGACATTTCGGCATAATTATTTCAAGGC GAGTGCGTCACTCGACATACCGCGATGCCCGGGGAGTTCTACATTCGTACTTCTTCAGTTGGGAACACACGCCCACAAGGAACTTGGAGGTGGACTGGCTGGACGCTCGGAACATCTGCCGACGCCATTGCATGGACGCCGTGTCACTGGAGACACCACAG gaGAATGAATTTATAAAGCAGAGAATTGCTCGAGGAAACGTCAGGTATATCTGGACTTCAGGTCGCAAGTGCAACTTTGCCGGGTGTGACCGTCCCGACCTGCAGCCCCCCAACGTCAATGGCTGGTTCTGGTCCGGCTCCGGAGCCAAGATCGGCCCCACCACACAGCGCAATACAGGCGACTGGTCCTACACCGGCGGATTCGGCCAGCCTCAACCTGACAACCGTGAAGCTGCTCAA GGCAATGACGAGTCGTGCCTGTCGATCCTGAACAACTTCTACAATGACGGCATCAAGTGGCACGACGTGGCGTGTCACCATGTGAAGCCCTTCGTCTGCGAGGACAGCGATGAACTACTCAACTTCGTCCGCTCCCGCAACCCCAACCTGCGTCTATGA
- the LOC106143149 gene encoding uncharacterized protein LOC106143149 isoform X1: protein MSRHTCLAAAALLAVLCLADAQRRLALPDPRSCANRVRHSTYRDARGVLHSYFFSWEHTPTRNLEVDWLDARNICRRHCMDAVSLETPQENEFIKQRIARGNVRYIWTSGRKCNFAGCDRPDLQPPNVNGWFWSGSGAKIGPTTQRNTGDWSYTGGFGQPQPDNREAAQGNDESCLSILNNFYNDGIKWHDVACHHVKPFVCEDSDELLNFVRSRNPNLRL from the exons ATGAGCCGGCACACCTGCCTGGCAGCTGCGGCCTTGCTGGCCGTGCTGTGCCTCGCCGACGCCCAGCGAAGACTGGCCCTGCCTGACCCCAGGAGTTGCGCAAACA GAGTGCGTCACTCGACATACCGCGATGCCCGGGGAGTTCTACATTCGTACTTCTTCAGTTGGGAACACACGCCCACAAGGAACTTGGAGGTGGACTGGCTGGACGCTCGGAACATCTGCCGACGCCATTGCATGGACGCCGTGTCACTGGAGACACCACAG gaGAATGAATTTATAAAGCAGAGAATTGCTCGAGGAAACGTCAGGTATATCTGGACTTCAGGTCGCAAGTGCAACTTTGCCGGGTGTGACCGTCCCGACCTGCAGCCCCCCAACGTCAATGGCTGGTTCTGGTCCGGCTCCGGAGCCAAGATCGGCCCCACCACACAGCGCAATACAGGCGACTGGTCCTACACCGGCGGATTCGGCCAGCCTCAACCTGACAACCGTGAAGCTGCTCAA GGCAATGACGAGTCGTGCCTGTCGATCCTGAACAACTTCTACAATGACGGCATCAAGTGGCACGACGTGGCGTGTCACCATGTGAAGCCCTTCGTCTGCGAGGACAGCGATGAACTACTCAACTTCGTCCGCTCCCGCAACCCCAACCTGCGTCTATGA
- the LOC106143102 gene encoding dolichyldiphosphatase 1: MNIMEDKVSTVNDHLQNGDIEWQPLALTLVEYPKGDLLGKFFAFISLSPFGIGAGFVALILFRRDLHTIAFFIGTLLNEILNIILKHIICEARPIARGHLYNEYGMPSSHAQFVWFFNIYVLYFVVIRLHHINNNSIISALWRVIIVGSCTMLALLVSIGRVYLHYHTTSQVVVGGFVGFIFATLWFLVVHRVLTPLFPQLVSLKLFEMLMIRDTTLIPNVLWFEYTTSRQESRARGRKMAALKPTQ; this comes from the exons ATGAACATAATGGAGGATAAAGTGTCAACTGTTAACGACCATTTACAAAATGGTGATATTGAGTGGCAACCATTGGCACTCACTTTGGTTGAATATCCAAAGg GTGATTTATTAGGAAAatttttcgcatttattagtTTGTCACCATTTGGGATCGGCGCTGGTTTTGTtgctttaatattatttcgcCGTGATCTCCACACG attgCATTCTTCATAGGCACTTTACTTAATGaaattcttaatattattttaaaacatataatatgtGAAGCAAGACCTATAGCACGGGGACATTTATATAATGAATATGGCATGCCATCATCTCATGCACAATTTGTTTGGTTTTTTAACATCTATGTGCTCTACTTTGTGGTGATCAG ATTACATCACATAAACAACAACAGCATTATATCAGCCTTATGGAGGGTAATCATAGTGGGTAGTTGTACAATGTTGGCTCTACTTGTAAGCATTGGCAGAGTGTATCTCCATTATCATACAACCTCGCAAGTGGTTGTTGGTGGATTTGTGGGATTCATATTTGCTACTCTATGGTTCTTAGTAGTCCATAGAGTTTTAACACCACTTTTCCCACAATTGGTTTCACT gaAATTGTTTGAAATGCTGATGATACGAGACACGACGCTGATACCGAATGTGTTGTGGTTTGAGTACACGACGTCGCGGCAAGAGTCTCGGGCTCGTGGACGCAAAATGGCGGCGCTGAAGCCGACTCAATGA